The DNA region GCAGGAAGCTAAGGTATTCAGTGTACTTGATTTGAAAAGTGGGTTCTTTCATTTGAAGGTCAGCGAGGAGTCTATTAAGTACACATCATTTGTCACTCACCACGGGCAGTTTGAATTTCTCCGTGCCCCGTTTGGTTTGTCCACCTGTCCCAAAACTTTTATGAGATTTGTGAGTATAATCTTTAGAAATTTGATTTCCCAAGGAGTGTTAATCATATTTATCGATGACATTATAATTCCAGCCTTGGATGAAGTTCAGGCTGTATCGAGGTTGAAGCAAGTGCTAGAAGTCGCAGCACATTATGGCTTGGAGATCAATTGGAAAAAGGCGAACCTACTGCAGCGTGAAGTTGAGTACTTGGGCCACAGGGTGAAGGATGGAGAAGTACGGCCGAGTACAGATAAGGTGGATGCAGTCATAAGGTACCCTGAGCCAAGAACCCTCAAGCACTTGCACAGTTTTGTTGGATTGACAAGCTATTTCAGGAAGTACATTGAAAATTATGCTTCTGTGGCGAAGCCATTGACTGATTTATTAAAGAAGAATACAGAGTTCATATTTGAGGATAAGGAAAGAAAAGCTTTTGAGACACTGAAGAATAAATTAGCTAGCGGACCTGTTCTGAAGATTTTCAATCCGAAGTTGAAGACTGAATTGCACACCGATGCCTCAGGTGTAGCATTGGCTGCAATACTCATGCAACACCATCCAGGGTCAGGCTTACACCCAGTACATTACATGAGTAAGAAGACAACTGACATTCAGAGCCGGTACTCAAGCTACGAATTGGAAGCACTAGCCATCATAGAAGGTATCAGGAAGTTCAGGCACTACCTTTATGGTATTCCATTTAAAATAGTCACAGACTGTAAGGCTTTTGAATTAACACTTAAGAAGAAAGACTTGTCAGCCAAGGTAGCCAGGTGGGTCCTCATGCTCAGTGAATATGATTTCGAAGTGGAGCACAGAGCGGGCTCCAGGATGCAGCATGCAGATGCTTTGAGCCGCATACCAACAGTGGCAGTGGTTACTACTCTGCAGGAGAGTTTACGCCAAGCACAAGATCAAGATGATGGCATAAAAGCCATAAAGGAAATTTTGAGAGGAGGAAGTCCATACGACGATTATTGGTTAGAAAATGGTGTGTTGTATAAGACTGAGCAGAAGCTGTTTGTAGTGCCAAGAAGTTTGGAGAAAGAAATTATTAACAGAGTACACAGCAAAGGTCACTTTGGAAAGTCTAAGATGAAAGAGTTACTGAATAAGGAATATTACATTAGAGATGTGGACAAGAAGATGCAGGATTTTTTATTGAGTTGCATTCCTTGCCTACTAGCAACAAGGAAGGAAGGAAAACAGGAAGGATTCTTGAATCCGATAGAGAAAGAAGGTGTTCCATTTGATACCCTGCATTTAGACCATATTGGTCCACTTACAGAGACAAGAAAGCAATACAACTACATACTCACGGTGATAGATGGGTTTACGAAGTTCGTATGGCTGTTTCCCACGAAAACTACTCATCATCAGAGACATTAAGGAAAATTCAGATTCATCAGCAAATATTTGGGAACCCCCGGCGGTTCATAACAGACCGGGGAACGGCATTTACAAGTAATGAGTTTAAGAGTTATTGTGAAGAAGAAAAGATATCTCATGTAAAGATTACTACTGGTGTGCCACGTGGTAATGGCCAAGTGGAGAGAGTACATCGAATACTTATTCCAGTTTTAACAAAACTATGTTTGGAGAATCCTGCAGTATGGTACAAGCATGTAAGCAAAGTGCAGAGGGCACTCAACTCTACTTTCCAGAGAAGCATAAACACAACACCATTTGAACTACTGATGGGAGTAAAAATGAAGGGTAAGGAAGATTTGGAAATTCTACAACTATTACAGGAAGAAAATACACTACAATATGATGAAAATAGAGAGAAGATAAGGCAGCAAGCCAAAGAACAGATTCTAAAGATACaagaggaaaataaaaaacaatatgataGAAAGAGAAAGGAAAGTTCAAAGTATAAGGAAGGTGATTTAGTGGCGATTAAAAGAACACAGTTCGGTCCAGGGTTGAAGCTGAAACCTAAATACCTAGGCCCTTATAGAGTGGTGAAATGCAAGCGTAAGGATCGCTATGACGTAGAGAAACTTGATAGTTCTGTAGAGGGTCCCCAGCGTTCATCCAGTTCAGCTGACCAAATGAAGAGATGGCCTCAACACGGTGACGCCGAGATGCTGGAGGAGTAGCAGTCACCTTACTCCGCAGGTTATTATTGCAGTTCTTATTTCAGGAGGGGTTAACTTTCGTTCATTATCACAGTGCCATGGCGTAGGGCTATCTGTACCAGAGTATTTACTATGttatttttctatgtaaaactaaacattttgttttctaaacctataaattgtattaagttcgaagtaacatttaaatgtttttgccaATGTAGAGTTGTATGTTTTAAATTCAGAAACAAGATTGTCTTGTAGGAAGTAGTTATGTGTATTAGGTTGTTGTAGAGTATGGttccagtttattttatttaactcaaTTATGTAGTGGTTATTATGATGTTTTAGTCTAGTTAGTACATAAGATTTGGTGTATGTCTGAGGACAGACATGAGTGCAGGACGGCCGAATGTGGGAATGAATGTCGAGTGGAATGGAACGTGACAGAATATGAGGGAGGCGTGAGCGAGTGAGCGAAGGAGTGAGAGAGAGGGACTGAATGAACGGTGTTAGAGGCAACCACGCGGTACTGAGTGTAACGAACGAGCCaaagttgttgaaataaaagttgtaataagtgtttaaaacgggattttatttcaaagtcatcGATCCCCGGCACGAAGAGAGCTACATGTATATCTGCGATATGTAACTTGATTTAGTTTGCGATTTTTCAAttctcattaataaataatttctatttcaatttggcttttttaattgtttgttttacgtTCTAGAATCCACGTGAGTCGCAAACTAATAGAAGCAAAATGATACGAATGAATGATACTTACCTTAAAGTTATAGCCAGCCTTTCTGTTGGAGAGATGCTTTTTCTCATGCGTGTATCTTGATGTTTGAGGTCATCGTGCAAAACGCTAAGTAATTCATTGAATGAGTTCACGCTCATTCTAAAATACTTGAAGAACTTATCTGGATAACATTTTAACTCTTCGAACAGCAATTTGTGCTGTCCATTTTTATTGCGTGATGTCAGAATTGGATGTACCCAGTGACGCCGATGAATTGGTCGTCGATGGTTCTGAATTCGGCGCCGTTTTCTACGTTTTAGAATAATAAGCAACAATAGCGAAATCAAGAGTGCGTCCATTCTTGGGCAACACACGTCTACCTCTGTCGAGATACTTGCAGCTAGTGTCTGACGCAAGTGGCAGCCACTGGTGGCTTGATGCGGCCACTAGTGGCTGCCACTGGTGGCGGCGTGTAGTGGTCTAGCCGAACTACTGGTGGTCGCGTTTAGTGGCGGCGACTGGTGGCCGTAATGTGCGAGGGCTCTTAAAGTTAGCAGCATGGCGTGAAGTATGTTTAATACTGAAACCAAACTTCGATGAACTGgatgaaaaagaaagaaaacagtacggtgagtttttaatgttttattgataaaatgtaaatgcattgataaattttattttatagctgcTGCCTGCCACGGAACGGAACCAATATccgaaacaaaataattagtaaatgaTGTCCGTATAGCGTTGGCATTAGGGCCACCTCGACTTGACACATTCCGATTCATGGGTGTCGTTTCTTGTTCTTGTCTATGTTCTATATTTTGGTAACTTTCAAAATTTATACCATCTTTTTCtcttacaaaattatgtaagaCTGTACAAGCTTTAATTACTTGAATTGCTGTGTCTACGTTCAGATCTATAGCTCGATGGATTATTCGCCACTTATTTGCCAGAATACCAAAAGCGCACTCAACATACCTTCTTGCTCGACTTAGTCTAtagttaaaaatctttttatcaGTATTCAAATGTGTACCTCCATATGGACGTAGGAGATTAGGTGTTAAAGCAAAGCCTTCATCGCCAATAAGTATAAACGGTAATTCTTCGTGCAAGTTTTCATGAAGCGGTCTAGGCTTTGGTACATTTAAAGTACCATCATTGATCTTTTGCCAAAATGTACTATCCTTTAATATAGTAGAATCGCATTCCTTGCCATATGAGCCcacactaataaaaataaatcggtACTCTGAATCGACAACTGCCATTAATACAAAAGAATAATACTCCTTGTAATTAAAGAACATAGAACCACTCTTGGCTGGTTTCAAAATTCTGATATGTTTGCCATCTACTGCTCCAAGACAGTGAGGAAAGTTGGCTTTTCTTTCGAATCCTGAAACGATGTCCTCCCATTCTCTCTCAGTATCAGGCAGCTTAAGGAAATCTGTCTTTAGGTTTTCCCAAATGACGTGGGTCATTTCTTTTATTAGTTTACTTATTGTCGAAACGCCTACTCTGTATGAGTAATGTATTTCTTTGAATGAACATCCTGAAGCtaaatatctgaaaaaaaaagtattttttgttaatacatTATTACTTTATACGTCACCAagaaacaaattgtattgttttatgatatttttttattgatttcaggAAAACAGGTTTCAACTAAATGGAATAATATACGAGATTCGTGGCTTAAGAcagtaaagaaacaaaaagatgAGTCTAAATCTGGATCTTCGGCCAAAAAGAcacgaaattatttatatcacgagcaattaatgtttttgaaaaaagtctCCGAACCTTGACCACCAcatgagtcagtttcaaaaaaaGCAAGAACCGAGACTGAAGTAGGCATGGAATCAGATTTTCGTTcacctttaattaaagataaaagaaaaattgataataaagagGTAAATGACAGGATGGTAAAGTTTTTGGACTCCAGAATAAACCCAGAAAAGGAAAACCATCATCTGTCTTTCTTCAAAGGCATTATACCAATCTTGAACACTTTAACTATCGAAGAGACTTTAGAATTTCAAGCTAGCGTCATGACAATGttgcaaaaaattaaaagtaggaATAATGAGAGACCAAATTACGGACATTGGCGTGATTCATATAATCAGATGACCGGACCAGATCAGTATTCTGGATACTACACACATAATAGCGTCAATCAACAGGCAACACCTACGCAAGATCAACACCACCCTGGATACTCTACGCAATATAATAGTAGCAATCAACAGGCAACAACATCTATACCATCAACTTCATCTCAGTCATCGAATCCGATTCCAGCTTCGCCATCAGCATCTAGTAATCATTCCATACATTCCCAAGACTCAGATTACTTAGATTTTGAAGGGTTTTAAGTTTgagtacaaataaatacataaataagttatttgcatttttaattcataatgattatcaaatacatacaccctcccacacacacacattataTATATTCACATTcatcaaacaaacatacatagcaaacattcattcattaattcagtcttaagtaggt from Helicoverpa zea isolate HzStark_Cry1AcR chromosome 29, ilHelZeax1.1, whole genome shotgun sequence includes:
- the LOC124644015 gene encoding protein ALP1-like, whose product is MDDEIVVLWWYLNRRQNKRKHWVHPILRERFSLGTFETLMGELRRDESKFFNYFRMTATTFDDLLGRLDIRVRDTSFRECICPEQRLAICLRYLASGCSFKEIHYSYRVGVSTISKLIKEMTHVIWENLKTDFLKLPDTEREWEDIVSGFERKANFPHCLGAVDGKHIRILKPAKSGSMFFNYKEYYSFVLMAVVDSEYRFIFISVGSYGKECDSTILKDSTFWQKINDGTLNVPKPRPLHENLHEELPFILIGDEGFALTPNLLRPYGGTHLNTDKKIFNYRLSRARRYVECAFGILANKWRIIHRAIDLNVDTAIQVIKACTVLHNFVREKDGINFESYQNIEHRQEQETTPMNRNVSSRGGPNANAIRTSFTNYFVSDIGSVPWQAAAIK